In the genome of Arthrobacter alpinus, the window GATAATGTGTATTTCTGCGCCCAGTATGAGTAGGTGAAGAGAACCTGGGATCGCTTGAGCGTTGATATTGCCCTGCTGGCCGTGGCCTGTGTATGGGGTAGCAGCTACCTGGTTGCCAAGGAGCTCACGGCTGTAACGAGCGTCCCGTCCATCCTTGGCTGGCGCTTTCTTGTCGCATCGATTGGCCTGGGCATCCTCTGGTTGTGGCGGGTACGGCGTTTTCCCGGCCGCGCCGAGGCCTGGACAGGCGCGATTCTGGGGCTAACCCAATCCGCTGTCCTGTTCTTGGAAACCTTTGGTGTGGCACAAACCCAAGCAAGCAATGCCGGCCTGGTGATCAGCCTGACAGTCATCTTCACGCCCCTGCTTGACGCCGCAGCAACACGAAGGTTGCTGCCGCCGTCGTTTTTCGTGGCGGCAGTGGTGTCGGTGGTGGGCGTTTCGCTTTTGGTCACGGGTGACGGTTTCCGTAGTCCCAATGTGGGTGATCTGCTCATGCTCGGGGCCGCAGCGGTCCGCGCGGTCCATGTGACATTGTTGGGCGCATTAACGGCCAATAGGCCCTATAGCTCGATCACGGTGACCCTGATCCAGTCCCTCGTCTGTGCGCTGCTGGCCATCCTGATCAACCCGATGGAAATGGTTGCCTCGGCGGCGGAATTTTCTCCCGCCGCCTGGCTCAACATCGTGTACCTGGGCCTGGCCTGCAGCGTCTTCGCGTTCCTGGTTCAGTTGTGGGCTGTTCGGCGCACATCTGCGTCGCGAGCCAGCCTGCTCATGGGCACCGAACCTGTGTGGGCCGTGGCTGTCGGCGTCTGGCTAGCTGGCGAAACGTTGGGCTGGATAGGGGCCCTGGGTGCGGTTTTGATCGTTGCCGGCTGCTATGCAGGGCAAAAAATCGAATCCAGTTTCAGGTTTGCAGGCGGCCTTACAGCGGGCGGGCAGAGGCAAGCGTCACAGCCAGCACCGGAACTGACAGGTTAGTAGCCGCCGCCATTCTCACTGGCCATGTTGGCAAACCGTGAATAGTGGCCCTGGAAACCAACCACGATTGTCTTGGTTGGACCGTTACGGTGCTTGGCGACAATGACATCGGCCTCGCCGGCACGGGCTGATTCCTTGTCGTAGATATCTTCACGGTGCAGCAGGATGACCATGTCCGCATCCTGCTCAATGGAACCGGATTCACGAAGATCCGAAACCATGGGCTTCTTATCGGTTCGCTGTTCCGAACC includes:
- a CDS encoding DMT family transporter; this translates as MSVDIALLAVACVWGSSYLVAKELTAVTSVPSILGWRFLVASIGLGILWLWRVRRFPGRAEAWTGAILGLTQSAVLFLETFGVAQTQASNAGLVISLTVIFTPLLDAAATRRLLPPSFFVAAVVSVVGVSLLVTGDGFRSPNVGDLLMLGAAAVRAVHVTLLGALTANRPYSSITVTLIQSLVCALLAILINPMEMVASAAEFSPAAWLNIVYLGLACSVFAFLVQLWAVRRTSASRASLLMGTEPVWAVAVGVWLAGETLGWIGALGAVLIVAGCYAGQKIESSFRFAGGLTAGGQRQASQPAPELTG